A region from the Benincasa hispida cultivar B227 chromosome 10, ASM972705v1, whole genome shotgun sequence genome encodes:
- the LOC120087629 gene encoding SH3 domain-containing protein 2: protein MEAIRKQATKLREQVARQQQAVLKQFGAGGYGGSDNIITDEAELHQHQKLEKLYISTRAGKHFQRDIVRGVEGYIVTGSKQVEIGTKLSEDSRKYGAENTCTSGNTLSKAALNYGRARAQMEKERGNMLKALGTQVAEPLRAMVMGAPLEDARHLAQRYDRMRQEAEAQAIEVFKRQARVRETPGNAEITMKLEAAEAKLQDLKSNMATMGKEAAAAMAAVEAQQQRLTLQRLIAMVEAERAYHQRVLQILDQLEGEMILERQRIEAPPTPPPPGPSVDNAMPPPPSYEEVNGVFASQAHNGSTDSMGYFLGEVMHPYLAESDVELNLSVGDYVVVRKVSNNGWAEGECKGKAGWFPFGYIERRERVLASKVAEVF from the exons ATGGAGGCCATCCGAAAGCAAGCCACCAAGCTTCGTGAACAGGTCGCTCGTCAGCAACAG GCTGTACTCAAACAGTTTGGTGCTGGGGGATATGGAGGTTCAGATAACATTATTACGGATGAGGCAGAGCTTCACCAACATCAAAAACTAGAAAAATTGTATATATCAACTCGTGCTGGAAAG CACTTTCAAAGGGATATTGTACGAGGAGTAGAGGGCTATATTGTTACCGGTTCAAAACAAGTTGAAATAG GAACAAAGTTGTCAGAGGATAGCAGGAAATATGGTGCTGAAAATACATGCACTAGTGGCAACACGTTATCAAAAGCTGCATTAAATTATGGACGAGCCCGAGCTCAAATGGAGAAAGAGCGTGGAAACATGTTGAAGGCACTTGGCACTCAG GTAGCAGAGCCATTGAGAGCAATGGTTATGGGTGCTCCTTTAGAGGACGCTCGACATCTCGCTCAACGATATGACAGAATGCGACAAGAAGCTGAAGCTCAG GCTATTGAGGTTTTCAAGCGCCAGGCAAGAGTGAGGGAAACACCAGGCAATGCTGAGATTACTATGAAGTTGGAAGCTGCCGAAGCGAAATTGCAAGATCTAAAGTCAAATATGGCAACAATGGGAAAGGAAGCTGCAGCAGCCATGGCTGCTGTTGAAGCTCAACAACAAAGGTTAACTCTCCAGCGACTCATTGCCATG GTTGAAGCAGAACGTGCTTATCATCAGAGAGTCCTTCAGATACTTGATCAGCTTGAAGGCGAG ATGATATTGGAGCGGCAAAGAATTGAAGCTCCTCCTACTCCTCCTCCTCCTGGTCCAAGTGTAGACAATGCCATGCCACCTCCCCCATCATATGAAGAAGTCAATGGTGTATTTGCTTCTCAAGCACATAATGGCTCAACAGATTCCATGGGTTACTTTTTGGGGGAG GTTATGCATCCCTACCTTGCCGAGTCAGATGTTGAACTCAATTTATCAGTTGGTGACTATGTCGTTGTTAGAAAG GTGTCGAACAATGGTTGGGCCGAGGGAGAGTGCAAAGGTAAAGCAGGTTGGTTCCCATTTGGATATATCGAAAGAAGAGAACGCGTACTTGCAAGTAAGGTTGCTGAGGTGTTTTGA